A portion of the Scleropages formosus chromosome 15, fSclFor1.1, whole genome shotgun sequence genome contains these proteins:
- the klf11b gene encoding Krueppel-like factor 11b, whose product MQTFTTELNFGMEESNRAELMDVCESIMERKRHDSEQSSCSALEYNDLEAAEALVFMSAWVQKSHRLEPCKARPLTPASDSCDSLPHPDPAEPPKDFVSLSSLCMTPPHSPSFSEVTTTTATTTLTSSCTAPCRSISTSVIRHTADSLPHQPSPPYTASEAPVSQRKLEIRDSCSTTPSPPPALSSTAPPSQTDSKSKQLLCSSTGGNCTATPTPLSPPPTSSPPIICQMLPMNTQPGMISAIIQTPVQTAAPGMKSILPQTATFSQPFLMGAPLAQGAVMFVVPQSPVSQPPQCPQTVMTLGHPKLLPLAPAPVYVPSGQSGNSQVDFSRRRNYVCNFPGCRKTYFKSSHLKAHLRTHTGEKPFSCNWDDCDKKFARSDELSRHRRTHTGEKKFVCPVCDRRFMRSDHLTKHARRHMTTKKMPSWQAEVRNLNKMAVAKAPPPSGAVPLGVLASPPK is encoded by the exons ATGCAGACTTTTACGACTGAACTGAATTTCGGAATGGAAGAGTCAAACAGG GCAGAGCTCATGGACGTCTGCGAGTCAATCATGGAGCGAAAGAGACACGACAGCGAGCAGTCGTCCTGCAGCGCGCTGGAATACAACGACCTGGAGGCTGCTGAGGCTCTGGTGTTCATGAGCGCCTGGGTTCAGAAGTCACACAGGCTGGAGCCCTGCAAGGCCCGACCCTTGACCCCTGCCTCAGACTCCTGCGACTCCCTCCCACATCCAGACCCTGCAGAGCCCCCCAAGGACTTCGTCTCGCTATCCTCGCTG TGCATGACACCCCCTCATAGTCCCAGCTTTTCCGAggtcaccaccaccaccgccaccaccactTTGACCAGCTCCTGCACGGCACCCTGCAGGTCCATTTCCACCAGCGTCATACGCCACACAGCTGACAGCCTCCCCCATCAGCCATCACCACCCTACACCGCAAGCGAGGCACCCGTCAGTCAGCGGAAGCTGGAAATCCGGGACTCCTGCTCCACGACCCCGTCACCTCCCCCTgccctctcctcaactgccccGCCCTCACAGACAGATTCAAAGAGCAAACAGCTCTTGTGCAGCAGCACTGGAGGAAACTGCACAGCCACACCCACTCCCCTGTCTCCGCCCCCCACCTCAAGTCCGCCAATCATCTGCCAGATGTTGCCTATGAACACTCAGCCGGGGATGATCTCCGCAATCATCCAGACCCCCGTGCAGACGGCAGCGCCCGGGATGAAATCCATCCTACCGCAGACGGCCACCTTCTCGCAGCCATTCCTTATGGGAGCCCCGCTGGCCCAGGGCGCAGTGATGTTTGTGGTGCCGCAGTCACCCGTGTCCCAGCCCCCTCAGTGTCCCCAGACCGTCATGACCCTCGGTCACCCCAAGCTCCTACCTCTGGCTCCCGCTCCGGTATACGTGCCCTCGGGTCAGAGCGGCAACTCGCAGGTGGACTTTTCCCGCCGTCGGAACTACGTCTGCAACTTCCCCGGCTGTCGGAAGACCTACTTCAAGAGCTCGCACCTCAAGGCACATCTTAGAACTCACACAG GGGAGAAGCCCTTCAGCTGCAACTGGGACGACTGCGACAAGAAGTTTGCGCGCTCCGACGAGCTGTCCCGCCATCGGCGCACGCACACGGGCGAGAAGAAGTTCGTGTGTCCCGTGTGCGACCGGCGCTTCATGCGCAGCGACCACCTGACCAAACACGCGCGCCGACACATGACCACCAAGAAGATGCCGAGCTGGCAGGCCGAGGTCCGCAACCTCAACAAAATGGCTGTGGCCAAGGCGCCTCCCCCGAGCGGCGCCGTCCCCCTCGGCGTGCTCGCGAGCCCCCCCAAGTAG